The Methylotenera sp. G11 genome includes a window with the following:
- a CDS encoding RelA/SpoT family protein: MPKAAQNLKAEISKSSPAPLLPADSEGSALSIRLKQYFKPQDIELVFEGYRYADKAHEGVVRKTGEPYITHPVSVACILADLHMDVPTILAALLHDVVEDTSITTLDIKEKFGLQVAELVDGVTKLDKIEFQSASEAQAENFRKMLLAMSQDVRVILVKLADRLHNMQTLEAMRPEKQRLIAKETLDIYAPIANRLGLNSVYQALEDLSFQYLHPMRYSAISKAVMAARGNRKEVISKVLESIQHQLKVFHVDAEVTGREKHLYSIYRKMTRQATPFSQVYDIYGFRVIVKDLPGCYLALGALHALYKPIPSKFKDYIAIPKANGYQSLHTTLLGPFGTPIEVQIRSAEMHNIADAGVAAHWLYKSSDAQLTVLQQQTHQWLQRLLDIQNESSDSLDFLEHLKIDLFPDEVYVFTPKGSILALPKRATAVDFAYAVHSDIGNSCVAVRINHELAPLRTELKNGDHVEIITGSLAKPNPAWLNYVVTGRARAHIRHFLKSQRSSEAAQIGERLLNQALRALHVDPKQISDENWLKLMRDYGVITKSEILSEIGLGKRQNVMVAHQLVATTDGHLEKHTKLPAKALDTITVRGTEGMAVMFAPCCHPIPGDPILGFINKDKGLVIHTHDCPSVRKFKLDPDKWLDVEWEPENTRLFKTNLNLTVANQPGMLAKIAAGIADAGSNIDSVSVEEADGSAYANLYFTVQVKNRVHLADLMRGLRKIPDVVRINRTKGNISTKATANKASA, translated from the coding sequence ATGCCAAAAGCCGCACAAAACCTTAAAGCGGAAATATCAAAATCAAGTCCGGCTCCCTTGCTGCCTGCGGACAGTGAGGGCTCAGCCTTAAGCATACGTCTCAAGCAGTATTTCAAACCCCAGGATATTGAGCTGGTATTTGAAGGCTATCGCTACGCCGACAAGGCGCATGAAGGTGTAGTGCGCAAGACCGGTGAGCCTTATATTACGCATCCGGTGTCAGTGGCCTGCATACTGGCTGACCTGCACATGGATGTGCCTACGATCCTGGCGGCGCTGCTGCACGATGTGGTGGAAGATACATCAATCACTACGCTCGATATCAAAGAGAAATTCGGCCTGCAGGTTGCCGAGCTTGTAGATGGCGTGACCAAGCTCGACAAGATCGAGTTCCAGAGCGCCAGCGAAGCGCAGGCAGAGAATTTCCGCAAAATGCTGCTCGCCATGTCGCAGGATGTGCGGGTGATACTGGTCAAGCTGGCTGACCGCCTGCATAACATGCAGACGCTGGAAGCCATGCGGCCGGAAAAGCAGAGGCTGATCGCTAAGGAAACCCTGGATATTTATGCGCCGATTGCGAACCGGCTTGGCCTGAACTCGGTTTACCAGGCGCTTGAAGATTTAAGTTTCCAGTATCTGCATCCGATGCGCTACAGCGCGATTTCCAAAGCGGTCATGGCGGCACGCGGCAACCGCAAGGAAGTCATCAGCAAGGTGCTGGAGTCCATCCAGCACCAGCTTAAAGTGTTCCATGTGGATGCAGAAGTCACCGGGCGCGAAAAGCATCTCTACAGCATTTACAGAAAAATGACGCGGCAGGCAACGCCGTTTTCACAGGTCTATGACATCTATGGATTTCGAGTCATCGTGAAAGATCTGCCCGGCTGCTATCTGGCACTGGGGGCGCTGCATGCGCTGTACAAGCCTATTCCCAGCAAGTTCAAGGATTATATTGCCATACCCAAGGCCAACGGCTATCAGTCCCTGCATACCACGCTGCTGGGGCCGTTTGGCACACCGATCGAAGTGCAGATCCGCAGCGCTGAAATGCACAATATTGCAGATGCGGGTGTGGCTGCGCACTGGCTGTATAAATCAAGCGATGCGCAATTGACGGTATTGCAGCAGCAGACGCACCAGTGGCTGCAGCGCCTGCTGGATATCCAGAACGAAAGTTCCGACTCGCTGGATTTCCTGGAGCACCTTAAAATCGACCTGTTTCCGGACGAGGTCTATGTATTTACGCCCAAGGGCAGTATCCTGGCATTGCCGAAGCGTGCCACAGCGGTTGATTTTGCTTATGCGGTGCATTCCGATATCGGTAACAGCTGCGTTGCGGTACGTATCAACCATGAACTGGCGCCGCTGCGTACCGAGCTGAAGAACGGTGACCATGTCGAGATCATTACCGGCTCGCTTGCCAAGCCGAACCCAGCCTGGCTGAATTATGTGGTGACCGGCCGGGCACGTGCGCATATACGGCACTTCCTTAAATCCCAGCGTTCCAGCGAAGCGGCGCAAATCGGCGAGCGCCTGTTGAACCAGGCTTTGCGGGCACTGCATGTGGATCCCAAGCAGATTTCCGATGAGAACTGGTTAAAACTGATGCGTGATTACGGTGTCATTACAAAATCAGAGATCCTGTCAGAGATCGGCCTCGGCAAGCGCCAGAATGTCATGGTGGCCCATCAGCTGGTTGCCACCACGGACGGCCACCTGGAGAAACATACCAAGCTGCCGGCAAAAGCGCTGGATACGATCACCGTGCGCGGCACCGAGGGCATGGCCGTGATGTTCGCGCCTTGCTGCCATCCGATTCCGGGCGACCCGATCCTGGGCTTTATCAACAAAGATAAAGGCCTGGTGATTCATACCCATGATTGCCCGAGCGTACGCAAATTCAAACTCGACCCCGATAAGTGGCTGGATGTAGAGTGGGAGCCGGAAAACACGCGCCTGTTCAAGACCAACCTTAACCTGACCGTGGCCAACCAGCCGGGCATGCTGGCAAAAATCGCTGCAGGCATTGCGGATGCAGGTTCAAATATCGATAGCGTCAGTGTAGAAGAGGCGGACGGCAGCGCTTATGCAAACCTGTATTTCACCGTGCAGGTGAAAAATCGTGTGCATCTGGCGGACCTGATGCGCGGCTTGCGTAAAATACCTGACGTGGTGCGCATCAATCGCACCAAAGGCAATATCAGCACCAAGGCCACAGCCAACAAGGCCAGTGCCTAG
- the rpoZ gene encoding DNA-directed RNA polymerase subunit omega, with product MARITVDDCLEKIPNRFELTLVAAYRARQLHNGSEPLVNVQNTRDKSTVIALREIAAGKVGVEVLGRIHA from the coding sequence ATGGCACGTATTACAGTAGATGATTGCTTGGAAAAAATCCCTAACCGTTTTGAACTGACATTGGTTGCCGCCTACCGCGCGCGTCAGCTGCATAACGGTTCAGAGCCGCTGGTCAATGTGCAGAACACGCGTGATAAATCCACGGTGATCGCATTGCGTGAAATTGCTGCCGGCAAGGTAGGGGTTGAAGTTCTGGGACGCATACACGCTTAA
- the gmk gene encoding guanylate kinase produces the protein MTSGNLFIISAPSGAGKTSLIKALLAEDRNVTLSISHTTRKPRPGEASGVDYHFVDEPTFMLMLGEAQFLESAHVHGARYGTSQCAVDAPLKAGQDVILEIDWQGAQQVRHLYPDAISIFVLPPSIETLEQRLNSRGQDSQETISRRVAAAREEMSHVGEFDYVTINHYFEEALQDIRAVIRSRRLIAAKQLQRYAALIETLT, from the coding sequence ATGACGTCAGGCAATCTTTTTATTATTTCAGCACCTTCAGGCGCGGGCAAAACCAGCCTGATCAAGGCTCTGCTTGCTGAAGACAGGAACGTAACACTTTCGATTTCGCACACGACACGCAAACCCAGGCCGGGAGAGGCGAGTGGTGTGGATTACCACTTTGTAGACGAGCCTACGTTCATGCTCATGCTGGGCGAGGCACAGTTTCTTGAAAGCGCACATGTGCATGGCGCGCGCTACGGCACATCGCAATGTGCGGTGGACGCCCCGCTGAAAGCCGGGCAAGACGTGATTCTTGAGATCGACTGGCAGGGGGCACAGCAGGTGCGGCACCTGTATCCTGATGCCATCAGCATATTCGTGCTGCCGCCATCCATCGAAACACTGGAGCAGCGCCTGAACAGCAGGGGGCAGGACAGTCAGGAAACCATTTCCAGGCGGGTTGCCGCTGCGCGCGAGGAAATGAGCCACGTAGGGGAGTTCGATTATGTTACAATTAACCATTATTTTGAAGAAGCGCTGCAGGATATCCGTGCAGTCATTCGTTCACGCCGGCTGATAGCCGCCAAACAGTTGCAGCGCTATGCTGCACTAATTGAGACACTCACTTAA
- a CDS encoding YicC/YloC family endoribonuclease: MTFSMTGFAALEQPVEGATLLLELRAVNSRYLDLHFKLDESLKSFEPQIRELIAAQLSRGKVECKINLIQRTQSAQAPQLDEQLMQQLAEMQAKTLQFFPQSRALSVADILRWPGVVQHEEPSQESMADDIRTLVLQGLQDLTASRAREGEKLKALILDRLVQIEALVTKVKPLLPQLNKEYQARLEQKLQETIKTVDHERIAQELVLFAQRIDVDEELSRLTAHVSEVKRILNADAPAGKRLDFLMQELNREANTLGSKSVSVQTTQVSMELKVLIEQMREQIQNIE, translated from the coding sequence ATGACTTTTAGCATGACTGGCTTCGCTGCGCTGGAGCAGCCGGTAGAGGGAGCGACGCTTTTATTGGAACTGCGCGCCGTGAACAGCCGTTATCTGGATTTGCATTTTAAACTGGATGAATCCTTAAAGAGCTTCGAGCCGCAGATCAGGGAGCTGATTGCCGCGCAGTTAAGCCGCGGTAAGGTTGAATGTAAAATCAACCTGATTCAGCGTACCCAGTCGGCACAGGCACCGCAGCTTGATGAGCAGTTAATGCAGCAGCTGGCTGAAATGCAGGCAAAGACCCTGCAGTTTTTTCCGCAAAGCCGCGCCCTAAGTGTGGCGGATATCCTGCGCTGGCCTGGCGTAGTGCAGCATGAGGAACCGAGCCAGGAATCAATGGCAGACGATATCAGAACCCTGGTGTTGCAAGGCTTGCAGGACCTGACGGCGTCACGGGCGCGTGAAGGTGAAAAACTGAAAGCGCTGATTCTGGACAGGCTGGTGCAGATAGAAGCGCTGGTTACCAAAGTGAAGCCGCTGCTGCCGCAGCTCAATAAAGAGTATCAGGCCAGGCTGGAGCAGAAATTGCAGGAAACGATCAAAACCGTAGATCATGAGCGCATCGCACAGGAGCTGGTACTGTTCGCACAGCGCATTGATGTGGATGAGGAGTTAAGCCGTCTCACTGCGCATGTTTCGGAAGTAAAGCGCATCCTGAATGCCGATGCGCCTGCCGGCAAGCGCCTGGATTTCCTGATGCAGGAACTGAATCGTGAGGCCAATACCCTGGGCTCCAAGTCAGTATCCGTGCAGACAACGCAGGTATCCATGGAGCTGAAGGTGTTGATTGAGCAGATGCGCGAGCAGATCCAGAATATTGAGTAG
- a CDS encoding serine/threonine protein kinase: MSTTHKNLALPAGYKLQDYEIKKVLSYGGFSFVYLAHDKNKNFVAIKEYLPSSIALRDENATVQPNSEDVAMFRHGLKSFFDEGLTLAKIEHRNIVRVVNFFRANDTVYMVMQYERGKSLQAYILEHAEPVSENFIRRVFSELSNGLREVHTHKLLHLDIKPANIYIRLDGSPVLLDFGSSRQALSGTQTKISPSYTPGFASPEHYYDKKLLGPWSDIYSIGATMYSCLTRNSPISADQRLKKDVLVPAVKIGKEHYSQELLEIIDNCLDLDYLKRPQSVFSLQKSLMETPHKPKPKTGFVHKIFNAFNKQSTPSSSKKSS, translated from the coding sequence GTGTCTACTACCCATAAGAATCTAGCATTACCTGCCGGCTACAAACTGCAAGATTATGAAATCAAGAAAGTCTTGAGTTATGGCGGGTTCAGCTTTGTGTATCTAGCGCACGACAAAAATAAAAACTTCGTCGCCATCAAAGAATACCTGCCGTCGTCAATTGCCTTGCGTGACGAGAATGCAACCGTGCAGCCCAATTCTGAAGACGTTGCAATGTTCAGGCATGGCCTCAAGAGTTTTTTTGATGAAGGCCTGACGCTGGCCAAGATCGAACACAGGAATATCGTGCGCGTGGTCAACTTCTTCCGCGCCAACGATACCGTTTACATGGTGATGCAATATGAGCGTGGCAAATCGCTGCAGGCCTATATCCTGGAACATGCCGAACCGGTCTCGGAAAACTTCATACGGCGGGTTTTCAGTGAATTGTCCAACGGACTGCGTGAAGTCCATACGCATAAACTCCTGCATCTGGATATCAAACCCGCCAATATCTATATCCGGCTGGATGGCTCACCGGTATTGCTGGACTTCGGCTCTTCGCGCCAGGCATTAAGCGGGACACAAACCAAGATTTCACCTAGCTATACGCCCGGCTTTGCCTCACCTGAGCATTATTATGACAAAAAACTGCTGGGGCCCTGGAGCGATATTTACAGCATAGGCGCCACCATGTATTCATGCCTGACACGCAATTCTCCGATCTCGGCTGACCAGCGCCTGAAAAAGGACGTGCTGGTGCCTGCCGTAAAAATAGGAAAGGAACACTACTCCCAGGAATTGCTCGAAATCATCGACAATTGCCTGGACTTGGACTATCTGAAACGTCCGCAAAGTGTGTTCTCATTACAGAAATCATTGATGGAAACACCGCACAAACCTAAACCAAAAACCGGTTTTGTACATAAAATCTTTAACGCGTTCAACAAGCAAAGCACACCCAGCAGCAGCAAAAAATCATCATGA
- a CDS encoding PP2C family protein-serine/threonine phosphatase, protein MKFTIFQNSRQGPRPYNQDRLAYSYSKDALLLVIADGMGGHRHGEVAAQLAVTSMTDAFQRMAIPSLPSPAKFLIEQIQQVHDMIDQLAQEQEMLEAPRTTIVAAIVQRGMLYCAHAGDSRLYHFRDGHLLYRTEDHSIVQSLYNKGMITRAEMANHPYRHKIFSCLGGDVPPKIELADRQELLEGDTVLLCTDGLWGAVSDDQIKQVLRGSSIEENVTRLLDLAEAGSAEKGDNMSAIGLQWGDRLHSDMAVSTITLPMGFSTTIMNPNTRSDYDGTADPAQAEDLSDEDIERTIAEIQMALQKTKKHT, encoded by the coding sequence ATGAAATTCACTATCTTCCAGAACAGCCGCCAAGGTCCGCGCCCTTACAATCAGGACCGGCTGGCTTACTCATACAGTAAAGATGCATTGCTGCTGGTCATTGCCGACGGCATGGGCGGGCACCGCCACGGTGAAGTCGCGGCGCAGCTTGCCGTTACGTCAATGACCGATGCGTTCCAGCGCATGGCCATCCCCTCCCTGCCCAGCCCGGCAAAATTCCTGATCGAACAGATCCAGCAAGTGCATGACATGATCGACCAGCTGGCGCAAGAGCAGGAAATGCTGGAAGCGCCACGCACCACTATTGTAGCCGCCATCGTGCAACGCGGCATGCTGTACTGTGCGCATGCCGGTGATTCACGTCTTTACCATTTCCGCGACGGCCACCTGCTTTACCGCACTGAAGACCACTCCATCGTGCAGTCACTGTACAACAAGGGCATGATCACCAGGGCAGAAATGGCGAACCACCCATACCGGCATAAGATTTTCAGCTGCCTGGGCGGTGATGTGCCGCCTAAGATCGAGCTGGCTGACCGCCAGGAACTACTCGAAGGCGACACCGTCTTACTGTGCACCGATGGTTTATGGGGAGCCGTCAGCGATGACCAGATCAAACAGGTCCTGCGCGGCTCATCCATTGAAGAAAACGTCACACGCCTGCTTGACCTGGCTGAAGCCGGCAGTGCAGAAAAAGGCGACAACATGAGCGCTATCGGCCTGCAATGGGGCGACAGGCTGCACAGTGACATGGCGGTCTCAACCATCACATTGCCCATGGGGTTTTCAACGACGATCATGAATCCCAACACCCGCAGCGACTATGACGGCACGGCAGACCCGGCACAGGCCGAAGACCTGAGCGATGAAGATATTGAAAGAACCATCGCGGAAATACAGATGGCGCTGCAAAAGACCAAAAAACATACTTAA
- the rph gene encoding ribonuclease PH, whose protein sequence is MQPSHTNNTRPSQRELNQLRDVEIIRHYTKHAEGSVLVKFGDTHVLCTASVDEKVPGFLKGKGQGWVTAEYGMLPRSTGSRMDRESAKGKQSGRTQEIQRLIGRSLRAIIDLQKLGERSIQIDCDVIQADGGTRTASITGAYVALHDAISTLLKSGKITQSPLKDSVAAISVGMHQGQAVLDLDYIEDSDCDTDMNVVMTGSGGFVEIQGTAEGEPFSREAMDAMLALAASGIKQLSDKQKEVLSV, encoded by the coding sequence ATGCAACCCAGTCATACAAACAACACCAGACCCAGCCAGCGCGAACTCAACCAGTTACGTGACGTGGAGATCATCCGCCACTACACCAAACATGCCGAGGGCTCGGTACTGGTTAAATTCGGCGATACCCATGTATTGTGCACTGCGAGCGTGGATGAAAAGGTGCCCGGCTTTCTCAAGGGAAAAGGCCAGGGCTGGGTCACCGCGGAATACGGCATGCTGCCGCGCTCAACCGGCAGCCGCATGGACAGGGAATCAGCCAAAGGCAAACAATCCGGCCGCACACAGGAGATCCAGCGCCTGATCGGCCGTTCCTTACGTGCCATTATCGACCTGCAGAAACTCGGCGAACGCAGCATCCAGATTGACTGTGACGTGATCCAGGCCGATGGCGGCACGCGCACAGCCAGCATCACCGGCGCTTACGTGGCGCTGCATGATGCTATCTCCACCCTGCTCAAAAGCGGTAAAATCACACAATCGCCGCTCAAGGACTCGGTTGCGGCGATTTCTGTCGGCATGCACCAGGGTCAGGCAGTACTTGACCTGGACTACATCGAAGATTCGGACTGCGACACCGATATGAATGTCGTGATGACCGGTAGCGGCGGTTTTGTAGAAATCCAGGGCACTGCCGAAGGTGAGCCATTCTCGCGTGAGGCCATGGATGCGATGCTGGCACTGGCCGCTTCAGGCATCAAACAACTGTCTGATAAACAAAAAGAGGTTTTAAGTGTTTAA
- the rdgB gene encoding RdgB/HAM1 family non-canonical purine NTP pyrophosphatase, which translates to MFKKLVIATGNKGKLREIQHVLGKLNIEILPQSEFNVPECEEPYCTFIENALAKARHASKHTGLPALADDSGLCVDALQGAPGVLSARYAGKNQAHSLLTQDERNNDKLLQEMSSMSNRHAHFYCVMVLVRHEHDPEPIIAEGCWQGVILREYRGSDGFGYDPLFLDDKTGKTVAELPLDIKSRISHRGHAMAKLLQKLERLSNE; encoded by the coding sequence GTGTTTAAGAAACTGGTTATCGCCACTGGCAACAAAGGCAAACTACGCGAAATTCAGCATGTGCTCGGTAAGCTGAATATCGAAATACTCCCGCAATCTGAATTCAATGTGCCGGAATGCGAAGAACCATACTGCACGTTTATTGAAAACGCGCTTGCAAAAGCGCGCCACGCCAGTAAGCATACCGGCCTGCCGGCACTGGCGGATGATTCCGGCCTGTGTGTTGATGCGCTGCAAGGCGCGCCGGGCGTATTGTCTGCACGCTACGCCGGCAAAAATCAGGCGCACAGCCTGCTCACGCAGGACGAACGCAACAATGACAAACTATTGCAGGAAATGAGCAGCATGTCGAATCGCCATGCGCATTTCTACTGCGTCATGGTACTGGTACGCCATGAGCATGACCCTGAGCCTATCATTGCCGAAGGCTGCTGGCAGGGTGTCATTCTGCGCGAATACCGCGGCAGTGACGGCTTTGGCTATGACCCACTGTTCCTGGATGATAAAACCGGCAAGACCGTTGCGGAACTACCGCTGGATATCAAAAGCCGCATCAGCCACCGTGGCCACGCCATGGCTAAGCTGCTGCAAAAGCTGGAAAGGCTGAGCAATGAGTAG